One genomic segment of Culturomica massiliensis includes these proteins:
- a CDS encoding HAD family hydrolase has protein sequence MVKLVAFDLDGTIADTIPMCIEAFKQAVSPYASKILSEDDIVKTFGLNEEGMIKEVVSEDWEKALIDFYVIYKEMHTVYIQPFVGIRELITELKENSIIVSLITGKGQRSCDITLHHFKMEALFDSISIGSPDRNTKAESMTELMSKYNIQPAEMVYVGDEFSDITACIKVGIQCLSAAWIASLSKMKKLEKENQGYVFSSIKSLHSFLKKEAHLV, from the coding sequence ATGGTAAAACTGGTAGCTTTTGATTTGGATGGTACAATTGCCGATACAATCCCAATGTGTATCGAAGCCTTTAAGCAGGCAGTATCTCCCTATGCATCAAAAATATTGTCAGAAGATGATATTGTGAAAACATTCGGACTTAATGAAGAGGGAATGATTAAAGAGGTCGTTTCAGAAGATTGGGAAAAAGCTCTGATTGATTTTTATGTGATATACAAAGAAATGCACACAGTCTACATTCAACCATTTGTGGGGATAAGAGAATTGATAACAGAGTTGAAGGAGAACTCAATTATTGTATCTTTAATAACAGGTAAAGGGCAAAGGAGTTGTGATATTACACTTCACCATTTTAAAATGGAAGCTCTTTTTGATAGTATTTCAATCGGATCGCCAGATAGAAACACAAAAGCGGAATCAATGACGGAACTAATGTCAAAATATAATATCCAACCAGCAGAAATGGTATATGTTGGAGATGAATTTTCCGATATTACCGCTTGTATTAAAGTTGGAATACAATGCTTATCTGCTGCATGGATAGCCTCACTCTCAAAAATGAAGAAATTAGAAAAGGAAAATCAAGGATATGTGTTTAGTTCTATCAAATCACTTCATTCTTTTCTAAAGAAAGAAGCTCATTTAGTTTAG
- a CDS encoding permease, producing the protein MDTKKELKILLWVVIVFAAVFFMPLGSERFMTAVDATLDLTKWYAQEHVVLCLLPAFFIAGVIAVFVSQGSVLKYFGANAKKWLSYTVAAVSGGILAVCSCTILPLFTSIYKRGAGLGPAIAFLYSGPAISILSIILTSRILGMEMGIARIIGAVLFSVVIGLLMSFIFRKEEKAKKEEQMNIVPPPEKRPMWQTSFHFFTLVLILVFTNWGAPAASDTGLWYTIFAYKWYITGALSLLLCWSLIRILKLCTLWVLLGAMVTAVSIIPASLFIDNAKLVPLVPMIVAITALSIILLFDKRDEENREWVFSSWGFAKQILPLLAIGVVTAGFLLGSTHDNTAIAGIIPNSWIEWAVGGNSLLSNFFASFTGAFMYFATLTEVPIIQGLLASGMGKGPALALLLAGPSLSLPNMLVIRGVLGTKKTVVYVALVILMATISGFVFGNIF; encoded by the coding sequence ATGGATACGAAAAAAGAACTGAAAATCCTCTTGTGGGTTGTCATCGTCTTTGCAGCCGTGTTCTTCATGCCGCTCGGTAGTGAGCGGTTTATGACAGCCGTGGATGCCACACTCGACCTTACAAAATGGTATGCGCAGGAACATGTCGTATTGTGTCTGCTGCCTGCCTTCTTCATTGCTGGTGTAATTGCCGTATTCGTCAGTCAGGGTTCGGTACTCAAATATTTCGGTGCGAATGCGAAAAAGTGGCTCTCCTACACGGTGGCTGCCGTTTCGGGAGGTATTCTTGCCGTATGTTCGTGTACGATTCTGCCTCTCTTTACAAGCATCTATAAACGGGGTGCAGGCTTGGGGCCAGCTATTGCATTCCTCTATTCCGGTCCGGCAATCAGTATTCTGTCGATTATTCTGACCTCCCGGATTCTAGGTATGGAGATGGGTATTGCCCGTATAATCGGTGCTGTGCTTTTTTCCGTCGTTATCGGATTGCTGATGTCTTTTATTTTCCGCAAGGAAGAGAAAGCCAAGAAAGAGGAGCAGATGAACATCGTTCCCCCCCCCGAAAAACGACCGATGTGGCAAACCTCCTTCCACTTTTTTACATTGGTGCTTATTCTCGTATTTACAAATTGGGGTGCACCTGCCGCATCCGATACAGGACTATGGTATACTATCTTTGCTTATAAGTGGTATATCACCGGAGCGTTATCGCTTCTGTTGTGCTGGTCGCTAATCAGGATATTGAAATTGTGTACCCTGTGGGTGTTGCTCGGAGCTATGGTGACGGCCGTTTCCATAATTCCCGCCAGCCTGTTCATCGACAATGCTAAATTGGTTCCGCTCGTGCCGATGATAGTGGCTATCACCGCACTCTCCATAATCCTGCTTTTCGACAAACGGGACGAAGAAAATCGAGAATGGGTTTTCTCTTCCTGGGGTTTTGCCAAACAGATATTACCGTTGTTGGCTATCGGCGTGGTTACGGCGGGTTTCCTTTTAGGTTCTACGCATGACAATACGGCTATCGCAGGTATTATCCCGAATAGCTGGATCGAATGGGCGGTCGGCGGAAATTCGTTGCTATCCAACTTTTTCGCAAGTTTTACGGGGGCATTCATGTACTTCGCCACCCTGACTGAAGTACCTATCATTCAGGGATTACTAGCTTCCGGCATGGGTAAAGGCCCTGCTTTGGCTTTGTTGTTAGCCGGACCATCGCTCTCTCTGCCGAATATGCTGGTTATTCGTGGTGTGTTAGGAACAAAGAAAACCGTCGTTTATGTGGCACTCGTCATCTTAATGGCAACGATTTCGGGGTTTGTATTTGGAAATATCTTTTAG
- a CDS encoding thioredoxin family protein — translation MEIRVLGTGCAKCKTTYQAIEKVINENNLDVKLMKVEDIVEILNSGVMATPAVMVDGVIKIKGYVPSESEIKQLLGI, via the coding sequence ATGGAAATCAGAGTTTTGGGAACAGGTTGCGCCAAATGCAAGACAACCTATCAGGCAATCGAAAAAGTAATCAACGAGAATAATCTCGATGTGAAACTTATGAAAGTAGAGGATATTGTGGAGATCCTCAATTCCGGCGTGATGGCTACTCCGGCTGTCATGGTGGACGGTGTGATTAAAATCAAAGGGTACGTCCCCTCCGAAAGCGAAATAAAACAGCTACTCGGCATTTAA
- a CDS encoding aromatic aminobenezylarsenical efflux permease ArsG family transporter — protein sequence MEWLQTLLDSSTTPVLTAFLLGLLTAISPCPLATNIAAIGFIGKNIENRRRIFLNGLLYTLGRVLAYTVLGIVLILILKEGSSLFGIQKFIGKYGELILGPALLIIGLFMLAGSKLKLPSFGFKGNGEGLARKGNWGGLLLGVLFAMAFCPTSGVFYFGMLIPMSATATAGYLLPVLFAVATALPVLAVAWILAFSVQHISNFYGKMQIIQKWLNWIVGGLFVIIGMYYCVMMYL from the coding sequence ATGGAGTGGTTACAGACATTATTGGATAGCAGCACAACACCTGTATTGACGGCTTTTCTGCTGGGACTGCTGACGGCAATTTCTCCGTGTCCGCTGGCAACGAATATCGCCGCAATCGGATTTATCGGCAAAAACATTGAAAATCGCCGCCGGATTTTCCTGAACGGCTTGCTGTACACGCTCGGTCGTGTGCTCGCTTACACGGTGTTGGGTATCGTATTGATACTGATACTCAAAGAGGGTTCCAGCTTATTCGGTATTCAAAAGTTCATCGGGAAATACGGAGAGCTTATTCTCGGACCGGCATTGTTGATTATCGGTTTATTCATGCTGGCCGGCAGCAAACTCAAACTGCCCTCTTTCGGTTTCAAAGGCAACGGCGAGGGCTTGGCACGCAAAGGCAACTGGGGTGGGCTCCTGCTCGGAGTGTTGTTCGCAATGGCATTCTGCCCCACAAGCGGAGTTTTCTACTTCGGAATGCTGATCCCGATGTCGGCCACGGCGACCGCAGGGTATCTTCTCCCCGTGCTTTTCGCCGTGGCTACCGCACTGCCTGTTTTGGCCGTCGCTTGGATCCTGGCATTCAGCGTACAACATATCAGCAATTTTTACGGTAAGATGCAGATCATTCAAAAATGGCTGAATTGGATCGTAGGAGGTCTGTTCGTAATTATCGGTATGTATTATTGTGTAATGATGTATTTATAA
- a CDS encoding nitrophenyl compound nitroreductase subunit ArsF family protein, producing the protein MKNVILLMAMYLGLFACGNGNAKGNKATEEQSKKDRVEVLYFHGKQRCATCMAIEKHAKEAIEMTFADELKNGTVVFKSIDISKAENEKIAEKYEVTWSSLFVSKWKDGKESYENLTEYAFANARTTPDAFKSKVIEQVRALLK; encoded by the coding sequence ATGAAAAATGTAATTTTATTGATGGCCATGTACCTCGGACTGTTTGCATGTGGCAATGGTAATGCAAAAGGAAATAAAGCAACAGAAGAGCAATCTAAAAAAGACCGTGTGGAAGTATTGTATTTTCACGGCAAACAACGGTGTGCCACTTGCATGGCGATAGAAAAGCATGCCAAAGAAGCGATCGAAATGACATTTGCCGATGAATTGAAAAACGGAACGGTAGTTTTCAAATCAATCGACATTTCAAAAGCAGAGAATGAAAAGATTGCCGAAAAATACGAGGTTACCTGGTCGTCTCTGTTCGTCAGCAAATGGAAAGACGGCAAAGAGAGTTACGAGAATCTGACCGAGTACGCTTTTGCCAATGCCCGAACTACTCCCGACGCATTTAAAAGCAAAGTAATCGAGCAAGTCAGAGCCTTACTGAAATAG
- a CDS encoding ArsR/SmtB family transcription factor yields MENKEYTTKQEQIARFAKAMGHPARIAILNFLAKQDCCFFGDIHEVLPISKATVSQHLKELKDAGLIQGEIETPKVKYCINRENWKIASILFAEFFGQCVCKKESCCE; encoded by the coding sequence ATGGAAAACAAAGAATATACAACGAAGCAAGAACAAATAGCCCGCTTTGCAAAAGCGATGGGACATCCGGCACGAATTGCAATACTTAACTTTTTGGCCAAACAAGATTGTTGTTTTTTCGGCGATATACACGAAGTATTGCCTATTTCCAAAGCAACGGTATCGCAACATTTGAAAGAGTTGAAAGACGCAGGCCTGATACAAGGAGAGATAGAAACACCGAAAGTGAAATATTGCATCAATCGTGAAAATTGGAAAATTGCCTCTATACTTTTTGCCGAGTTTTTCGGGCAATGTGTATGCAAGAAAGAAAGTTGTTGCGAATAG
- a CDS encoding class I SAM-dependent methyltransferase, which yields MSNENKTISQFELNLICEYFSNLERQGPGSPEATLKALSFIDNLTENSRIADIGCGTGGQTMVLAQNIPGHITGLDLFPDFITLFNRNAGRLSLQERVKGIVGSMEEALPFKKESLDLIWSEGAICNIGFEQGLRQWYEYLKQGGYIAVTEPSWFTGERPSEINNFWMAAEPGIDTIPRKVSQMQRAGYVPVATFILPENCWTEHYFAPQAAVREKILKKYAGNQAVADFIAFSRQEEELYRKYKAFYGYVFYIGKKI from the coding sequence ATGAGTAACGAAAATAAAACAATCAGCCAATTCGAATTGAATCTAATCTGCGAATATTTTTCCAATCTCGAACGACAAGGGCCAGGTAGTCCCGAAGCAACACTTAAAGCATTGAGTTTTATCGACAATCTGACCGAAAATTCCCGCATTGCCGATATTGGTTGCGGAACGGGAGGTCAGACAATGGTGCTGGCTCAAAATATTCCGGGCCATATTACAGGACTCGATCTGTTTCCCGATTTTATCACCCTTTTCAACCGCAATGCCGGAAGGCTCAGTCTGCAAGAACGGGTAAAAGGCATTGTCGGGTCGATGGAAGAAGCTCTTCCCTTCAAGAAAGAATCATTGGACCTCATCTGGTCGGAAGGAGCTATCTGTAATATCGGTTTCGAGCAGGGGTTGCGTCAGTGGTATGAATACCTCAAACAAGGAGGCTACATTGCCGTTACCGAACCATCGTGGTTTACCGGCGAACGTCCTTCTGAGATTAACAATTTCTGGATGGCGGCAGAACCCGGCATAGATACGATTCCCCGAAAGGTTTCTCAAATGCAGAGAGCCGGATACGTTCCGGTGGCAACCTTTATTCTACCCGAAAACTGCTGGACGGAACACTATTTTGCTCCGCAAGCCGCAGTGCGCGAGAAGATTTTAAAAAAGTACGCAGGTAATCAGGCGGTTGCAGACTTCATTGCTTTCAGCCGACAGGAAGAAGAGCTATACCGCAAATATAAAGCCTTTTACGGATATGTTTTCTATATCGGCAAGAAGATTTAG
- a CDS encoding DNA-3-methyladenine glycosylase I → MQDIVNGRCGWCGTDELYVKYHDEEWGRLVTDDKTLFEFLVLESAQAGLSWITILRKREGYRKAFCDFDAEKVAQMTDEDVERLMQFDGIVKNRLKIKATITNARLFLAVQKEFGNFYDYTLSFFPDRKPIVNTFSSLNKIPVSSPESDAMSKDMKKRGFKFFGSTICYAHLQAAGFINDHLTDCICRKK, encoded by the coding sequence ATGCAAGATATTGTAAACGGACGCTGCGGTTGGTGCGGAACCGACGAGCTTTATGTGAAATACCACGACGAAGAATGGGGACGATTAGTTACCGATGATAAAACGCTTTTTGAATTTCTTGTACTGGAAAGTGCCCAAGCCGGACTGAGTTGGATAACTATTCTCAGAAAAAGAGAAGGCTACCGCAAAGCATTTTGCGACTTTGATGCCGAGAAGGTGGCACAAATGACCGACGAAGATGTGGAACGGTTGATGCAATTCGACGGCATTGTAAAAAACCGCCTGAAAATCAAGGCAACCATTACCAACGCAAGGCTGTTCCTCGCAGTGCAGAAAGAATTCGGCAATTTTTATGATTACACGCTCTCTTTCTTTCCCGACAGGAAACCGATAGTCAATACTTTTAGCTCATTGAACAAGATCCCGGTATCTTCTCCCGAATCGGACGCGATGAGCAAGGATATGAAAAAGCGTGGATTCAAATTCTTCGGCTCGACGATTTGTTATGCACATTTACAGGCCGCAGGGTTTATTAACGATCACCTGACCGATTGTATTTGCCGAAAAAAATAA
- a CDS encoding GNAT family N-acetyltransferase, translated as MSFCINQITNNKKQYIDLLLLADEQESMIDRYLERGDMFALEDNGIKAVCVVTNEKDGVCELKNIAVTSEFQRQGYGKKLINHLLVHYAGKYTQMLVGTGDVPSTIGFYNSCGFKYSHRIENFFTDNYDHPILEDGVLLKDMIYLKRRI; from the coding sequence ATGAGCTTTTGCATTAATCAAATAACTAACAATAAGAAACAATACATCGACCTGCTGTTGCTTGCCGACGAACAGGAATCTATGATAGATCGTTATCTGGAACGGGGAGATATGTTTGCACTTGAGGATAATGGTATTAAAGCGGTTTGTGTGGTTACGAATGAGAAGGATGGTGTTTGTGAACTCAAGAATATTGCAGTTACCTCCGAATTCCAAAGGCAGGGATACGGCAAGAAGTTGATAAATCACCTTCTTGTCCACTATGCGGGAAAATATACCCAAATGTTGGTCGGAACAGGTGATGTGCCGAGCACAATCGGATTCTACAACAGTTGTGGGTTTAAGTACTCCCATCGGATCGAAAATTTTTTCACCGACAATTACGACCATCCGATACTTGAGGATGGTGTGTTACTTAAAGATATGATTTATCTGAAACGAAGGATATGA
- a CDS encoding DUF5131 family protein: MPTNAIASKSVMWNLWHGCHKVSPGCQHCYVYRGDAKRDVNSSVVTQTKNFDLPIRKKRNGEYKIPPGTLVYTCFTSDFFVEDADVWRSQAWEMIRLRNDLNFLMITKRIDRFSRCLPADWGDGYDNVTICCTIENQACADYRLPIYQTAPIRHKIIICEPLLERIDLHPYRIGEWIEQVVAGGESGYNSRPCDFDWVMELRNICIKNNIAFWFKQTGAKFIKDGQLYHIKRQFQHSQARKAGINFEHHPQTLQ, translated from the coding sequence ATGCCAACGAATGCCATTGCCTCAAAATCTGTCATGTGGAACCTGTGGCACGGTTGCCACAAGGTAAGTCCCGGTTGCCAGCATTGCTACGTTTATCGCGGCGATGCCAAACGAGACGTAAACAGTTCGGTGGTAACACAAACGAAAAATTTCGATCTGCCCATACGAAAAAAACGCAACGGAGAGTACAAAATCCCTCCCGGGACACTCGTATATACCTGTTTTACCTCCGATTTTTTCGTCGAAGATGCCGATGTGTGGCGTTCCCAAGCCTGGGAAATGATACGACTGCGCAATGATCTCAATTTCTTGATGATCACCAAACGGATAGACCGCTTTTCCCGTTGTCTGCCTGCAGACTGGGGAGACGGATACGACAATGTCACCATTTGCTGTACAATCGAAAACCAAGCCTGTGCCGATTACCGTCTGCCAATCTACCAGACCGCCCCCATCAGGCATAAAATCATCATCTGCGAACCGCTTCTGGAACGGATCGACCTGCACCCTTACCGCATCGGCGAATGGATCGAACAGGTCGTTGCAGGCGGCGAATCCGGCTATAACTCCCGTCCCTGTGATTTCGACTGGGTAATGGAACTCCGGAACATCTGCATAAAAAACAACATCGCTTTCTGGTTCAAACAAACCGGGGCAAAATTCATCAAAGACGGCCAACTCTACCACATCAAGCGCCAATTTCAACACTCCCAAGCCCGCAAAGCCGGTATCAACTTCGAACACCACCCCCAAACCTTACAGTAA
- a CDS encoding TonB-dependent receptor, which yields MEEVVVTGTRNETDIRHLPMTVSVVNRSQIEKRYEPSLLPILTEQIPGLFTTSRGIMGYGVSTGAAGGISLRGIGGSPTTGLLVLIDGHPQYMGLMGHPIADAYQSMLAERVEVLRGPASVLYGSNAMGGVINIVTRKQQQDGIKTGVNISAGSYGTLQSELSNRIRKGRFSSVVTGSYNRTDGHRPDMGFEQYGGYAKAGYDFTSHWKLWGDVNITHFNASNPGTTDAPYIDNDSRITRGMTSFALENHYAKTSGTLSFFYNWGRHKINDGYHPGEEPQKSHFNSKDQMYGISWYQSATLFSGNRLTTGFDYQHFGGESWNKVLASGEREPGVDKQMDEFAGYVDFRQDIGKRLSLNAGVRIDHHSHVGTEIIPQGGLAVHLPRNAELKAMASKGFRNPTIREMYMFPPQNPDLRPERLMNYELSFSQKLLKNTFYYGINLYYIDGDNMITVDRTSGKPLNVNTGEIENWGVEINFSYRLHPQWNLSANYSWLNMENPVIAAPEHKLFAGADFTKGRWSASTGLQYVKNLYTAVTPKEITEDFVLWNIRANYRLTRHAHLFVKGENLLAQHYEVNAGFPMPKATFMGGININF from the coding sequence ATGGAAGAAGTAGTCGTAACGGGCACCCGTAATGAGACGGATATCCGTCATCTGCCGATGACGGTTTCTGTCGTAAACCGTTCCCAGATAGAAAAACGTTACGAGCCCTCGTTACTCCCGATACTTACGGAGCAAATCCCGGGACTTTTCACGACCAGCCGGGGCATAATGGGTTACGGAGTATCTACGGGAGCCGCCGGAGGCATAAGCCTGCGCGGCATCGGTGGCAGCCCGACTACCGGATTATTGGTATTGATCGACGGACATCCCCAATACATGGGATTGATGGGACATCCCATTGCCGACGCCTACCAATCGATGCTGGCCGAACGGGTTGAAGTACTGCGCGGTCCGGCCTCCGTACTTTATGGCTCAAATGCGATGGGCGGGGTTATCAATATCGTCACCCGGAAACAACAGCAGGACGGAATAAAAACCGGTGTCAATATAAGTGCCGGTTCGTACGGAACATTACAAAGCGAACTGTCCAACCGCATCAGAAAAGGCCGTTTCAGCAGTGTCGTGACAGGTTCTTACAACCGGACCGACGGACACCGGCCGGATATGGGTTTCGAACAATACGGCGGATACGCCAAAGCGGGATACGACTTTACCTCCCACTGGAAATTGTGGGGCGATGTAAATATTACTCATTTCAACGCTTCCAATCCGGGGACTACCGATGCTCCGTATATTGACAACGACTCGCGCATCACCCGTGGTATGACTTCGTTCGCTTTAGAAAATCATTATGCAAAAACTTCCGGAACATTGAGCTTTTTTTATAACTGGGGACGTCATAAAATAAATGACGGTTATCATCCTGGAGAAGAGCCGCAAAAATCGCATTTCAACTCCAAAGATCAAATGTACGGCATTTCCTGGTACCAGAGCGCGACATTGTTCAGCGGCAATCGCCTGACAACGGGTTTCGATTACCAGCATTTCGGAGGAGAATCATGGAATAAGGTTTTAGCTTCGGGAGAACGTGAACCCGGTGTCGACAAGCAAATGGACGAATTCGCCGGATATGTCGATTTTCGCCAGGATATCGGAAAGCGATTATCGCTGAACGCCGGCGTGCGTATAGATCACCATTCACACGTAGGTACAGAAATTATTCCGCAAGGCGGTCTGGCCGTTCATCTCCCCCGGAACGCAGAACTGAAAGCCATGGCAAGTAAAGGGTTCCGGAACCCGACCATCCGGGAAATGTATATGTTTCCGCCACAAAATCCGGATTTGCGTCCCGAGCGTTTGATGAATTACGAACTCTCGTTCTCGCAGAAACTATTGAAAAATACTTTTTATTACGGTATAAATCTGTATTATATCGACGGAGATAATATGATTACGGTAGACCGTACTTCAGGCAAACCGTTGAATGTAAATACCGGGGAGATCGAAAACTGGGGAGTTGAGATCAATTTTTCCTACCGCCTCCATCCGCAATGGAACCTGTCCGCCAATTACAGTTGGCTGAATATGGAAAATCCGGTGATAGCAGCCCCGGAACACAAGTTATTTGCCGGAGCCGATTTCACCAAAGGCCGCTGGAGCGCATCGACAGGCCTGCAATATGTGAAAAACCTGTATACTGCGGTAACACCAAAGGAAATCACGGAAGATTTCGTACTTTGGAACATCAGGGCAAATTACCGACTGACCCGCCATGCCCATTTGTTCGTCAAAGGTGAAAACCTGCTGGCCCAACATTACGAAGTCAACGCCGGCTTTCCCATGCCCAAAGCAACATTCATGGGTGGCATAAATATTAATTTTTAA
- a CDS encoding sugar O-acetyltransferase, whose translation MKKNIFERSLAGEPISLNDPENDKMQEALEHARIVTSELNTSYHEPEEALNLIRLLGAEIDKTAMIRLPFYTDFGKFIRIGKHVFINQACIFMDRGGITIEENTKIGPRVNLITENHGLKSSERHILTSRPIFIGRNVWIGAAATVLPGVTIGENSVVAAGAVVSRDVPPNTVVAGVPAEIVKEIPGE comes from the coding sequence ATGAAAAAGAATATCTTTGAACGCTCACTTGCAGGAGAACCCATCTCTCTGAACGACCCCGAAAATGATAAAATGCAGGAAGCCCTGGAACATGCCCGAATCGTAACGAGCGAACTCAACACCTCTTACCACGAACCGGAGGAAGCTCTGAACCTCATCCGTTTGCTGGGTGCCGAAATCGATAAAACCGCTATGATCCGTCTGCCGTTCTATACCGATTTCGGTAAGTTTATCAGAATAGGTAAACACGTATTCATAAATCAGGCCTGTATTTTCATGGACCGGGGCGGCATTACGATTGAAGAAAATACTAAAATCGGACCGCGTGTAAATCTGATTACGGAAAATCACGGTTTGAAATCTTCCGAAAGGCATATCCTCACTTCCCGTCCTATCTTTATTGGCCGAAACGTATGGATCGGTGCTGCTGCAACCGTTTTACCGGGAGTAACCATCGGAGAAAACTCCGTTGTTGCGGCGGGAGCCGTCGTCAGCCGGGACGTTCCTCCCAATACGGTTGTCGCCGGTGTACCTGCCGAAATAGTAAAAGAGATTCCCGGAGAATAA
- a CDS encoding flavodoxin has protein sequence MKKVCLIIGIAGLAAVTSLCVPKGGKAETVEASALKAAETSASSTDSKVLVAYFTWPETDGVDASSGASRVVAHGKVYGNTEYIAGMIAEATGGDLFAIKTERNYPGSHKELIDEAKREAEAGEHPRLVTHIENLKDYDVIFVGYPNWWYDMPMAIYTFFEEYDFSGKTVIPFCTHGGSRFSRSVETITGMEKNARVVRGLSVAGRDVPEARQTVRNWLEKQNLLKH, from the coding sequence ATGAAAAAAGTTTGTTTAATTATCGGTATAGCGGGACTGGCTGCAGTAACCTCGTTGTGTGTCCCGAAGGGAGGGAAAGCAGAAACGGTGGAAGCTTCTGCTTTAAAAGCAGCAGAGACTTCCGCTTCTTCGACGGACAGTAAGGTGCTTGTCGCTTATTTCACCTGGCCTGAAACGGACGGTGTTGATGCTTCGTCGGGGGCAAGCCGGGTTGTCGCCCACGGTAAGGTGTACGGCAACACGGAGTATATCGCCGGAATGATAGCTGAGGCTACGGGCGGAGACCTGTTTGCCATCAAAACCGAAAGAAATTATCCGGGTTCGCACAAGGAATTGATCGACGAGGCTAAACGGGAAGCCGAAGCCGGAGAACATCCCCGGTTGGTCACGCATATTGAAAATTTAAAAGATTATGATGTCATTTTTGTGGGGTATCCCAACTGGTGGTATGATATGCCGATGGCGATTTATACCTTTTTCGAAGAGTATGATTTTAGCGGAAAGACAGTGATTCCATTCTGTACTCACGGCGGCAGCCGCTTTTCGCGTTCCGTGGAGACAATCACCGGAATGGAGAAAAACGCCCGTGTGGTGCGCGGGTTGTCAGTTGCCGGACGGGATGTGCCCGAGGCCCGGCAGACCGTGCGGAATTGGCTGGAAAAGCAGAATTTATTGAAACATTAA